The DNA segment TTGGCAGATGGCGAGTCTGTGCAGAGAAGCTATGTATGTACATAGGAGTGATAACTCCTGATCTCCTGGTTGACCCGACCCATTGGGACCACCTCTCTTCCATCCTGTGGGCGCCCGAGTCCGTTGTCCTTGTTGATCACTCAAagccagccagttcctcaaCTCCAATGTCGACCTAATCTCAAGTCGCGCAGCAGCTATGTCGCCTGCCATGGACTCGGCAGCCTACGATGCTGGCTTGGCTCAGTACATCGGCCACCCGGTGCCGTATCAGTTTGatcccgccctcctcacgCTTAGCTATGCTGTCAGTCTCGTCGGCGCCGCCTCGACCCTCGAGCTCATCAACCGACGGACCTCGAGAAAGGGGTACTACAACAAGTACGGGGTCCCGTCGCCAGACCGTTGCGCCTGTGATTGCTGACGGAAACACACAGTCTGTTGCTGCTAGCCGCCTCGGTGACCATGGGTGGCGTTTCCATCTGGTGCATGGTGTGTTATCTTCTGAGCGCCATTTCGATCAAGTCTTTTTTACTTACGTTGTGGTAGCATTACATTGGCAATCGTGCAACAAGTCTGCTCAACGGGCAGCCCGAGCTTCAGGTTGTCTATTCGGTCCGCGTTACGGTAGCCTCCTTTTTCGTACCCATCCTCGTCTTGTGCGCCGCCTTCTTTGTCGTGACCAGCACCCGAAATGCCAGTGGCGTCAACTGGTGGCGCATCGGGGTATCTGGCATGTTGTCAGGGGGAGCTATTTGCGGCATGCACTACCTCGGCAACGCCTCCATCAGCAACTATCACTGCAGCTACCGCCCTGCCAACGTGGTTGGGTCTGCCCTCATTGCTGTTGCGGCCAGCACCGTTGCGCTCGCGCTGTTTTTTGTGTTTAGGGCATCTTGGACCAACTCCTGGTGGAAGAGAACTGGATGTGCCATCGTCTTGGCTGGCGCCGTCTCGGGCATGCATTGGTGCGGTGCTGTTGGGACCACATACCGACTGATGCACCTCCGCTCGAGCAGTGAGATGGATACGAGAAATGTTACGGTTATTGTGATTTCATGTCTGGTGAGTGAGGAAAAGGTACAAGTAACCCTGCATTACTGACGACGAACAGTCAGTTGCAGCCTGTGCTGTCATGGCAGGGACGGCCATCTACTCGGCGCGGGTGCGCCAAAGCTACGCCAGCAAGGCCCAAAGAATCACTCTCGCCGCTGCTGTGTTCGATCATCAAGGCCGAATCCTCGTTTCCCCTGATGGAGCTCTGCCCAGTGAGGAGATTACCAGCAAGTTTCTCCAAAAGGTGTGTCTCTGCTGTCTGACTGTTGATCTGAGCGCCCTCGCTGACCGGGCGTGGTAGACCCAAAACGACGTCTTCTCTACCGcacacccccttttccactgGGTCTTCCAGGCGTCGAGGAATTGGTCCAGCGTGACTGTGCTGCTGGGAAAGATGAGAAACCACCTGGCCGAGCTTCCGCATCGTGGTCGCAATGTGCGAACAGGCATCTCTCTGGTCGATGACGATGGCCATGTGATTGACAACTACGACGTGATCTTCCGCGAGTTGTTCTGCTTGGCTGCCGCCGGGCTTGCTGACAAGATGAACGAGAACTTGACAGACGCTGGTATTCTTTGGGATGAGATCTTGTCGACCGGTGGCCAACCGGATGCTGTATCACTTCGCTCAAACTCGACGGGCAAGACGCAGGGACCGGTCCCTATCACGTCACGAGATGCGGACATGGCTGAGAAGGGAGTTACGATTCACCGCCACAACCACGGCTCGCTCATGTGCTTGGTACGTGCTGTCGACAACCCTCGAGTCATGGACCGACTCGAGGCCTCTGGGTATTGCTTCGCCGACCCTCATCAAGTTGCCCACATCATCGGCGCCAAGATGCAGATTCGAACCGCACATCTGGAACAGAAGCTGGCGAACATGAAGGATTATGCTCACGGCACAATGCTTGATCCCGGCGTCCATGTTGGCTTGTTTGCTGTTCGCACGCAAGTCGAcagccaccacggccacggTTTCGATCTTCTTGTGCAAAAACAGGCTCGAAATCTGCTTCCTAGCGTGGAAATGCCGCTCGACCGCCTTGAGCCGTCTCATTTGGAA comes from the Podospora pseudocomata strain CBS 415.72m chromosome 5, whole genome shotgun sequence genome and includes:
- a CDS encoding hypothetical protein (antiSMASH:Cluster_8; EggNog:ENOG503NV2Y; COG:T), whose protein sequence is MSPAMDSAAYDAGLAQYIGHPVPYQFDPALLTLSYAVSLVGAASTLELINRRTSRKGYYNNLLLLAASVTMGGVSIWCMHYIGNRATSLLNGQPELQVVYSVRVTVASFFVPILVLCAAFFVVTSTRNASGVNWWRIGVSGMLSGGAICGMHYLGNASISNYHCSYRPANVVGSALIAVAASTVALALFFVFRASWTNSWWKRTGCAIVLAGAVSGMHWCGAVGTTYRLMHLRSSSEMDTRNVTVIVISCLSVAACAVMAGTAIYSARVRQSYASKAQRITLAAAVFDHQGRILVSPDGALPSEEITSKFLQKTQNDVFSTAHPLFHWVFQASRNWSSVTVLLGKMRNHLAELPHRGRNVRTGISLVDDDGHVIDNYDVIFRELFCLAAAGLADKMNENLTDAGILWDEILSTGGQPDAVSLRSNSTGKTQGPVPITSRDADMAEKGVTIHRHNHGSLMCLVRAVDNPRVMDRLEASGYCFADPHQVAHIIGAKMQIRTAHLEQKLANMKDYAHGTMLDPGVHVGLFAVRTQVDSHHGHGFDLLVQKQARNLLPSVEMPLDRLEPSHLEFLRQLHGHSVQAILQRLRRVQDIAPRNAAFAALLSDAVRDLRSATNDKILDDAKLISRVVQVPCRSPAGSMATRLATCSMITFSIMIPIHIKVKVPDHAFVPLYFFKTLQLVYANSPHAAAFARNVHRELSPLLNSASTAPPKSLSSQLPFTMFSRFRRHRRPSLETRQVRASKLVSSSRECMAPATPSNNPSVVSLGLYRGASSTNGQDPDTDQLSDSTLAPERPQYRQRPTYDQQRATGPKLNVQPNNAKQHKHNKSFGGMGIMISQEVTVDVDATTTAVGPKSPAVALAAEKVEMVDETKRIHEADENPTPASPQIPGRKNGIFVQEIELENVTSVLNFNGGTGFSTARVEVKKDGDAAETQTFVDELFSGCLALAKY